GGCGCGGGCAACTGGTGCGCTGGGCGTCGGCGGGGCAGCGCCTGGGCGTCGGGCTGCTGCTGGGGCTGCCCGTGCTGCTGGTGGTCACGCGCTCGCCGGCCCTGGTCCTTCCGGCAATGGCGCTGGGGCTTGCCGGGCTGGCCATGGGGGTGCTGGTGCATCTGCTGACCCTGCCCACCGAGTTCGATGCCAGTTTCCGACGGGCGATGCCGCTGTTGGAGGCGGGCTACCTCCGCGCCGAGGACCGCCCCCATGCCCGGCGTATCCTGCGTGCAGCGGCATTGACCTATGTGGCGGCGGCGGCCATGAGCCTCATGAATGTCTGGATGTGGTTGCGCATCCTGCGCCCCTGATCCGCAGTATTCCGATGGTGCGTCAGGGGCTGGTATGCTTGACCATAAGACGCGGATTTGTATCGGGCCAAGTACAGAGAGGGGCGCCTGATGACACGGCCAGAGATACGCCTGGAAGCGGTGACCGGCGACATCACGCGCCAGGCGGACCTGGGCGCAGTGGTGAACGCGGCCAATGCGCAGTTGATGCCCGGCGGCGGCGTGGCCGGCGCCATCCACCGTGCTGCCGGTCCCGAACTGGCCGAAGCCTGCCGGCCCATGGCACCCATCTCTCCCGGGCAGGCGGTGATCACTGAGGCCTTCGGGCTACCCAATCGCTGGATCATCCACTGCCTCGGGCCCCGCTACGGCATCGATGAACCGGCGGATACGCTGCTGGCGGACTGTTACCGCAATGCCCTGCGGCTGGCCGAGGAGCGGGGAATAGACAGTATCGCGTTCCCGGCGCTGTCCACCGGCGCGTTTGGCTACCCGTTCGAGGATGCGTCGCGGGTTGCACTGGACAGTGTCGATGAAGTCCTCGCGGAGCTACAGCAGCCGCCGGGGCTGGTGCGTTTCGTATTCTTCTCGGACAACGACCGGGAGCAGTTCGAGTCCGTACGTCAACGAGGGTGAGCCACCGGAGGGTGAGCTAATGGCCGGAGATGGTTTGTGGAACATGCTGACCGCCGAGGAGCGGCGTTTCCTGCGGGAACTGTTCCGGGAATCCGCGGCGCGGGAGGCTGATGCCGAACCGCGGCGACAGCTCGCCATTGAGGCGGACGACGGGCAGGATGAACTGGTGCGGCGGGTGCTCGAATCCGGCCGCGCGCGCCTGCTGCTGGATGGCGACGGCGAAGCAATGCAATACACCCTGAATGTGGATCCGGCCAGTCTCGGTGGCGAAACCGTTCGGCTTCGGGCGCGCTATCCGGTGCTCATTGATCGTCGTGGACGGGCGCGCAGCCTGCGGGTGCGCCCCAAGCAGGGTGAAGTGCGGATCCGCGATCATTCCGGGCGGCTGCGGCAGCCGGACGTGGTGGATATCTCCACCACCGGTGTGTATCTCAGCGATGCCACCGCGGGTGGTCTGTCCAGCGGCGTGCATTTCTCGGTTCTCGATCTGCGCCTGCCCAACCGGGAATCGGTTCGGGTGGGCGGCCGCGTGGTGCGAGTGGGGAGGGTCGGCGCCCAGGTGGGGCTGGCGGTGGAGTTCGATCGCAGTGATCTGGACGCGGAGAGTCGCTCCGCGCTGCGTCGTTACGTCTACGAACGGCACTCGTATCGCCCTTCCTGACGTCCGGGGCGGGCGCTGGCAAACCTCGTGCAAACATTAGTACACTCTCGCGCCATTCACCTGCGAGGGTCAGCGATCATGAGTGTTGTCCGGGAACTGGTGCAGGTCGTCGGTGGTTTTCTCAGGAAACTGGGTCCCCTGCGAGTGGCACTGGTGGGCGGGGCGGTGATCGTCATGTTCTTCGCGCCCCCCGCTGATACCCGCACCGTGTACGAGGGCATGGGATTCGTGCGCACGGTGGTCATGCCCACCCTGGCCCCGCTCTTCCTCACCGGGCTGCTCCTTGATGCCCTGATGTGCCGGGTGCTCATGAACGACCCGGACGGTGCCGGTGCCGCGAGACTGCGGCCCTCCATGTGGACGGAGTTGCTGGTCGCTCTGGCGCTGGCCCTGGCCTATGCACCCTTCTTCGCCGGTCTGGCGGTCTGACCCCATCAGGACGTCAGCCAGGTATCCAGTCCGGCCAGGGCGATTCCGCAAAGCACCAGCATCCACAGGGTATACCCCGCATTCCAGCGGGCGATGCGCAGGCCGTCCACACCGTAGCGGCCCTGGAAGCTCAGGGTCAGGCCGGATAGCGGACTGACACAGACCCCCAGTGCCCAGGCCGCCAGGAACGTGGCGGCCAGCAGGCTGTGGTCGGGATTCAGCGGTTCCAGCAGGGCGCCGAAGGCGGCGATACCGATGACAGGATGGACCCCCGCCACCGCGAGCAGGATCATCGCCACCAGAGTCAGCCACGCTTCCAGGGCGCCGAAGGCCTGAAATGGCACCCAGCCGTCGACGACGGTAAGTACGCTGCCCAGCCCTGCGGCGAGCACGCCCGCGCCCAGGAACAGCGCCAGCTCGTTAACCATGCGCGGCAGGTTGAAGTGCACTTGCTGGGTGACTGCCCGGCGCCCCGAGCGCCCGCGCGGTACCAGCAGCATCAGGGTCAGGAGTGGTGCCAGCAGCGTCACCAGCGCGATCACCGATACCGCCGGCACCAGGAGGTGGATCACCAGCACCGCGCCGGCGAGCACCCCCGGCAGCACCAGGCTGTCGTAGCGCACCGGATAACCGGGCAGGGTGTCGGTGACGTGCCGGCCGATGGTCCAGTAGGTACTCGCCAGGGCGGCAAGCGCCAGCGGAACCCCGGTTGCCAGCAGGTGGGCCAGCTTGGCCTCCGGCGCGAACACCAGGGCCGCCGCCATGGCGGCGAAAAAGGGTGACCAGAACGCGGCGGCGGAGAACGAGCGGGTCAGCAGGATGGTGAGTTCCCG
The DNA window shown above is from Aquisalimonas sp. 2447 and carries:
- a CDS encoding zinc metallopeptidase; this encodes MIALLILALFVLIAAGVPGLWVRWVMRRYQQPKDRYGLSGADVARDLLQRLELPRVGVEVTEQGDHYDPEAKCVRLTSDNYNGRSLTAVTVAAHEVGHAVQDAIGYRPLHWRGQLVRWASAGQRLGVGLLLGLPVLLVVTRSPALVLPAMALGLAGLAMGVLVHLLTLPTEFDASFRRAMPLLEAGYLRAEDRPHARRILRAAALTYVAAAAMSLMNVWMWLRILRP
- a CDS encoding macro domain-containing protein; this translates as MTRPEIRLEAVTGDITRQADLGAVVNAANAQLMPGGGVAGAIHRAAGPELAEACRPMAPISPGQAVITEAFGLPNRWIIHCLGPRYGIDEPADTLLADCYRNALRLAEERGIDSIAFPALSTGAFGYPFEDASRVALDSVDEVLAELQQPPGLVRFVFFSDNDREQFESVRQRG
- a CDS encoding PilZ domain-containing protein gives rise to the protein MAGDGLWNMLTAEERRFLRELFRESAAREADAEPRRQLAIEADDGQDELVRRVLESGRARLLLDGDGEAMQYTLNVDPASLGGETVRLRARYPVLIDRRGRARSLRVRPKQGEVRIRDHSGRLRQPDVVDISTTGVYLSDATAGGLSSGVHFSVLDLRLPNRESVRVGGRVVRVGRVGAQVGLAVEFDRSDLDAESRSALRRYVYERHSYRPS